From the Deltaproteobacteria bacterium PRO3 genome, the window GCCTGCTGCTGGCCTTCACCTTCGCCGCGGCTCAAGGCCGTTTGGAGGAGCGCCGCAAGCTCATCGCCCAGGAGGCCAACGCGATAGGGACCGCCTACCTGCGCCTGGACCTGTTGCCTTCTCATGAGCGGGAATTCCTAAAAGGAAAGTTTCGCGAGTATTTGGACGCCCGGCTTCGCGCCTACGAGGCCCTTCCGGATTTGAAAAAGGCCTATGAAGAGCTGCAAGGTTCCGAGCAGCTTCAAAAGCAAATTTGGAGCGAGGCGCAGGCCGCGGTGCGCCGCGAGGTCTGGCAGCCCGCGGCGATCCTGCTTTTGCCCGCCCTCAACGAGATGATCGACATCACGACCCTGCGGACCATGATCGCGAAGAGCCATACGCCTTCCGTCGTCTT encodes:
- a CDS encoding DUF4239 domain-containing protein; this encodes MMQIFVGKNSLLFCLLSFVLFMAFIEVGYAFGLRYAKKYPSRESWGGGAIEAAVLALFGLLLAFTFAAAQGRLEERRKLIAQEANAIGTAYLRLDLLPSHEREFLKGKFREYLDARLRAYEALPDLKKAYEELQGSEQLQKQIWSEAQAAVRREVWQPAAILLLPALNEMIDITTLRTMIAKSHTPSVVFLLLYVVGMITAVVSGFGMAKTPGRNWLHRWVFALVVSLTLYVILDLEFPRLGLIRLDAADQTLIQLRESMN